Proteins encoded within one genomic window of Dehalococcoidia bacterium:
- a CDS encoding YlxR family protein gives MATKAKGGPRPRHVPQRTCIACRSTQAKRGLVRVVRTPEGRVEIDPTGKKNGRGAYVHETRACWDEALKRDRLARALKVTIEQSDYEGLKAHADALATENGNEIT, from the coding sequence ATGGCGACGAAGGCGAAGGGCGGACCTCGTCCCAGGCACGTTCCGCAACGGACCTGCATCGCTTGCCGTTCGACCCAGGCCAAGCGCGGCCTCGTGAGGGTCGTCCGAACGCCTGAGGGCCGCGTCGAGATCGATCCGACGGGCAAGAAGAACGGGCGCGGCGCCTACGTGCATGAGACGCGGGCCTGCTGGGACGAAGCGCTAAAGCGGGACCGTCTCGCTCGCGCGCTCAAAGTGACGATAGAACAAAGCGACTATGAAGGGCTCAAGGCGCATGCCGATGCGCTGGCCACGGAAAACGGAAACGAGATTACATGA
- the nusA gene encoding transcription termination factor NusA, which translates to MKNEFITAISALAAEKNLPRDVVFEAVEVALASAYKKDNLAQSNVVVKINAEDGSMKVYTQKSVVDEIEDEHIEMTVDEARRFKPDANVGDVLSFEATPANAGRIAAQTAKQVVLQRLREAEREVVFEEYSGKEGDIVSGVVQRMEGRNVIVDLGKTEAVLPPPEQVRTEHYRPQQRVKVLLAEVHKAAKGPQVVVSRTHKDLLRRLFELEVPEIFKGIVEIKSIAREAGYRSKVAVWSRQEGVDPVGACVGMRGIRIQNVVNELNGERIDVVQWDPEPSRFVANALSPAQVVSVDTREVENTAEVVVPDRQLSLAIGKEGQNARLAAKLTGWRIDIKSQSAYEQELAEKGLTLEQVQAAQREETLQRARDAAAVAEEQRAAAVAAASTRALTPEEEIALQYAEQPEPVPAAAEVAEALPSQEPAPAVAGGPARPQIRFAEELVRQPLEELKPAAKKKGAGPPGRRRTDEEEAARLAAQRAKKKGGARRILPDEEDDEEDEYTDLIR; encoded by the coding sequence ATGAAGAACGAATTCATCACAGCCATCAGCGCGCTCGCGGCAGAAAAGAACCTGCCGCGGGACGTCGTGTTCGAAGCGGTCGAGGTCGCGCTTGCCTCTGCGTATAAAAAGGACAACCTGGCCCAGTCCAACGTCGTGGTGAAAATCAACGCCGAAGACGGGAGCATGAAGGTCTACACGCAGAAGTCCGTCGTCGACGAGATCGAAGACGAACACATCGAGATGACAGTCGACGAAGCGCGGCGGTTCAAGCCCGATGCGAACGTCGGCGACGTGTTGAGCTTCGAGGCGACGCCCGCAAACGCCGGCCGCATCGCCGCGCAGACGGCGAAGCAGGTGGTCTTGCAGCGACTGCGCGAGGCCGAGCGGGAGGTGGTGTTCGAGGAGTACTCGGGCAAGGAAGGCGACATCGTCTCGGGCGTTGTGCAGCGCATGGAGGGCCGCAACGTCATCGTCGACCTCGGCAAGACCGAAGCGGTGCTGCCGCCGCCAGAGCAGGTGCGCACGGAGCACTACCGGCCGCAGCAGCGCGTCAAGGTGCTCCTAGCAGAAGTGCACAAAGCGGCCAAGGGCCCGCAGGTCGTTGTTTCGCGGACGCACAAGGACTTGCTGCGGCGGCTCTTCGAGCTGGAAGTGCCGGAGATCTTCAAGGGCATCGTCGAAATCAAGTCGATCGCGCGCGAGGCGGGCTACCGCTCCAAGGTGGCGGTGTGGTCGCGCCAGGAAGGCGTCGATCCCGTCGGCGCCTGCGTCGGCATGCGCGGCATTCGCATCCAGAACGTCGTGAACGAGCTGAACGGCGAGCGCATCGACGTGGTGCAGTGGGATCCGGAGCCGTCGCGATTCGTGGCGAACGCGCTGAGCCCCGCGCAGGTCGTGAGCGTCGATACGCGCGAGGTCGAGAACACGGCGGAGGTCGTCGTGCCGGACCGGCAACTCTCGCTGGCGATCGGCAAGGAAGGCCAGAACGCGCGTCTGGCAGCAAAGCTCACGGGCTGGCGCATCGACATCAAGAGTCAGTCGGCGTACGAGCAGGAGCTGGCCGAAAAGGGTTTGACGCTCGAGCAGGTGCAAGCGGCACAACGCGAAGAGACGCTCCAGCGAGCGCGCGACGCCGCTGCAGTTGCCGAGGAACAGCGAGCCGCCGCCGTCGCGGCTGCGTCGACGCGGGCGCTGACGCCGGAAGAAGAGATCGCGCTGCAGTACGCGGAGCAACCGGAGCCGGTGCCCGCCGCCGCGGAAGTCGCCGAGGCGCTGCCGTCGCAAGAGCCCGCCCCTGCCGTCGCCGGCGGCCCTGCACGGCCGCAGATCCGCTTTGCGGAGGAGCTGGTGCGGCAGCCGTTGGAGGAATTGAAGCCGGCCGCCAAGAAGAAGGGTGCGGGCCCTCCCGGGCGGCGTCGCACCGACGAGGAAGAGGCTGCTCGCCTGGCGGCACAGCGTGCCAAGAAGAAGGGCGGTGCGCGCCGCATCCTGCCCGACGAGGAAGACGACGAGGAAGACGAGTACACGGACCTGATTCGGTAA
- a CDS encoding ATP-binding cassette domain-containing protein, which translates to MPAILAESLTKHFPPDIRAVDGIDLSIDEGAIFAFLGANGSGKTTTVRMLTTLLRPTSGRAVVAGHDVVREAHAVRTSIGAALQEAGLDDVQTGRELLQLQARLYQVPPREVSDRVRHLLRVVDLEEAADRRVKTYSGGMKRRLDLAASLVHRPRIVFLDEPTTGLDPISREAIWRYVGELNRREGVTFFLTTQYLEEADRLAHDVAIMSAGRIVAQGSPAELKAGIGTDVVTVRFEHVDALARAEHAVRGIEGVADVRVVEDSLVVYVPDGSAALPRIVLILNDAGVRTREVTLARPTLDDVFLRATGRHLTSEGGDAQAATGGHR; encoded by the coding sequence TTGCCCGCTATTCTCGCAGAGTCGCTCACCAAGCACTTCCCCCCGGATATTCGCGCCGTAGACGGCATCGACCTCTCGATCGATGAGGGCGCCATCTTTGCGTTCCTCGGCGCCAACGGCTCCGGCAAGACGACAACCGTCCGCATGCTCACGACGCTCCTGCGGCCGACGTCCGGGCGGGCGGTGGTCGCCGGCCATGACGTCGTCCGCGAGGCGCACGCCGTACGGACGAGCATCGGCGCCGCGTTGCAGGAGGCCGGCCTCGACGACGTCCAGACCGGACGCGAGTTGCTGCAACTCCAGGCGCGGCTGTATCAGGTGCCGCCGCGCGAAGTCAGCGACCGGGTCCGGCACCTCCTGCGCGTCGTCGATCTCGAGGAGGCCGCGGACCGCCGCGTGAAGACGTATTCCGGCGGCATGAAGCGCCGCCTCGACCTTGCCGCGTCGCTCGTCCACCGCCCGCGTATCGTCTTTCTCGACGAGCCGACGACGGGCCTCGACCCGATCAGCCGCGAAGCGATCTGGCGATACGTGGGTGAGCTAAACAGGCGCGAAGGCGTCACGTTCTTCCTCACGACGCAATACCTGGAGGAAGCCGACCGTCTCGCGCACGACGTCGCCATCATGAGCGCCGGGCGCATCGTCGCACAGGGATCGCCGGCCGAGCTAAAGGCCGGCATCGGCACCGACGTCGTGACGGTGCGCTTCGAACACGTCGATGCGCTTGCCAGGGCAGAGCACGCCGTGCGCGGCATCGAAGGCGTCGCGGATGTGCGCGTCGTCGAGGACTCGCTCGTTGTTTACGTCCCTGACGGCAGCGCCGCTCTGCCACGGATCGTGCTGATCCTCAACGACGCCGGCGTGCGGACGCGCGAAGTGACGCTGGCGCGGCCGACGCTGGACGACGTATTCCTGCGCGCGACGGGGCGCCACCTGACAAGCGAAGGCGGCGACGCACAAGCCGCAACCGGAGGGCACCGATGA
- the rbfA gene encoding 30S ribosome-binding factor RbfA, whose protein sequence is MSRRTERVSDLLRDEISNLVRNELQDPRLAGLVTITDVDVSPDLRRADTYVSVLGSDEERASTMEALEHARPFIKRELSRRLKLRYTPDVRFVSDKSIERAQAVTDILRRTAAERGESL, encoded by the coding sequence ATGTCCCGAAGGACCGAACGGGTGAGCGATCTCCTGCGAGACGAGATTAGCAACCTCGTACGCAACGAACTGCAGGACCCGCGTCTCGCCGGGCTCGTAACGATCACCGACGTCGATGTGTCGCCGGATCTCCGGCGCGCGGATACCTACGTGAGCGTGCTCGGCAGCGACGAGGAACGGGCTTCGACCATGGAGGCGCTCGAACACGCGCGGCCGTTCATCAAGCGCGAGCTGTCACGCCGGCTCAAGCTTCGCTACACGCCGGACGTGCGCTTCGTCAGCGACAAGTCCATCGAACGCGCGCAGGCGGTGACGGACATCCTGCGCAGGACCGCGGCTGAGCGCGGCGAGAGCCTCTAG
- a CDS encoding ABC transporter permease: MRRLMIDTYWLTGRSLRESSRQAVLEFGNLFIPIFFFAVTVGAIGNVASRGFGVDNYVAFQLPVAILQGVAGAAGSSGLALVTDIERGYFDKLLLTPAPRLSLVLGRLTSDAIRLTVLSTIILVAGLVTGSGMESGPAGILVILLMSALFGLAYSCIGVAIALKTGSAQAAQMSFLLFFPLLFLSPAFAPKEVFADWLQFLATINPVTYIIEGQRDLVLEGWDPQSLAAAFASIFGPGAFWLVLVFYGLRSRVA, encoded by the coding sequence ATGAGACGGCTGATGATCGATACCTACTGGCTGACAGGCCGCTCGCTGCGTGAGAGTTCCCGCCAGGCGGTCCTGGAGTTCGGGAACCTGTTCATTCCCATCTTCTTCTTCGCGGTGACGGTGGGTGCAATCGGCAACGTCGCGAGCCGCGGCTTCGGCGTCGACAACTACGTGGCGTTTCAACTGCCCGTCGCGATCTTGCAGGGCGTCGCGGGCGCGGCCGGCAGTTCCGGCCTGGCGCTGGTCACCGACATCGAGCGCGGATACTTCGACAAGCTGCTGCTCACGCCAGCGCCGCGCCTGTCGCTCGTACTCGGCCGCCTGACGTCGGATGCGATACGCCTGACCGTCCTCTCGACGATCATCCTGGTCGCCGGTCTTGTGACAGGCTCCGGCATGGAGTCCGGTCCGGCGGGCATCCTGGTGATCCTGCTGATGAGCGCGCTCTTCGGGCTCGCGTACTCGTGCATCGGCGTAGCGATCGCGCTGAAGACGGGCAGCGCGCAGGCGGCGCAGATGAGCTTCCTGCTGTTCTTCCCGCTGTTGTTCCTCTCGCCGGCCTTCGCGCCGAAGGAGGTGTTCGCCGATTGGCTGCAGTTCCTCGCGACGATCAACCCGGTGACCTACATCATCGAGGGGCAGCGCGACCTGGTGCTCGAGGGCTGGGACCCGCAGTCGCTAGCGGCGGCGTTCGCATCGATCTTCGGGCCGGGCGCGTTCTGGTTGGTGCTGGTGTTCTACGGGCTGCGCAGCAGGGTCGCGTAA
- a CDS encoding DNA internalization-related competence protein ComEC/Rec2 has product MKLAWLAAAWIAGVAAYATFDTDAWLIAAALLLATAAIAVAQRDVRLAIYALALPALFAVAIVRADAAEPRLAEDAAAHYNDGVAMRFRGVLRDDPETRDTSQRFAISIREVQLLGEWRPASGGALVRVGLLPSYRAGDVVQLEGALEEPPALDGFDYADYLARRGIQSVMQYPEVRRIGHEGLPWHREITLDVRRKLSHGLLLALPEPQASLAQGVLLGERSALPPDLIEELNVTNTSHLVVVSGSNVVLVASYVTLALAWIVGRRRAMWLSIAAVLAYATLVGLSPPVARATIMGLLLVVAQLSGRRTDGFTSIALAAALMTAHDPTAVRDVSFQLSFAATAGIASLASPLRHRIIAALAWLARRDELPRWTAPLVAEPLAVTIAAIVATTPLLALNFERVSLVAVPVNMLIVPAFPLMLCFSALAAVGGLIPHAHLALATPAYLALSYWLAVVGWFADLPAAATSIRGYSTPIAIGTYAALFAAIVAARRWLRITAVARLEESRPFSLRGVRPLAAVAVPACVLVATVGFIARPGSPDTLSVTVLDVGQGDAILIETPAGHDILVDGGPGAAVVRALGEELPWHDRSIDIVVVTHAQADHATGLLDVFDRYDVRRVITGADDQDSLVARAITDAIHDERAIHDVVTGGTTIDLGDGVLLEVLSPAVDGDTSGSANDRALVLRIAWGEVSFLLASDIEAATERGLVASGAPLGSTVLKVAHHGSATSTTREFLDAVRPAVAVISAGADNSFGHPHADVLARLDDYAETYTTATDGTVRLRTDGRRLWIETAR; this is encoded by the coding sequence ATGAAGCTTGCGTGGCTGGCTGCGGCATGGATCGCCGGTGTCGCCGCCTATGCCACCTTCGACACTGACGCGTGGCTGATTGCCGCCGCGCTGCTGCTCGCTACCGCCGCGATCGCCGTCGCGCAACGAGATGTGAGGCTCGCGATCTACGCGCTTGCGCTGCCGGCATTGTTCGCCGTCGCGATCGTGCGCGCTGACGCCGCCGAGCCGCGCCTCGCCGAGGACGCGGCGGCGCACTACAACGACGGCGTGGCGATGCGCTTCCGCGGCGTCCTGCGCGACGATCCCGAGACGCGCGACACCTCACAGCGCTTCGCGATCTCGATCAGGGAAGTGCAACTGCTGGGCGAGTGGCGCCCGGCGTCGGGCGGCGCGCTCGTCCGCGTCGGGCTGCTGCCGTCATACCGCGCCGGCGACGTGGTCCAACTCGAAGGCGCGCTCGAAGAGCCGCCCGCGCTCGACGGCTTCGACTACGCCGACTACCTGGCGCGACGCGGCATCCAGAGCGTGATGCAGTACCCGGAGGTGCGTCGCATCGGCCACGAAGGTCTGCCGTGGCATCGCGAGATTACCCTCGATGTTCGCCGCAAGCTTTCGCACGGGCTCCTACTGGCGCTGCCGGAGCCGCAAGCGTCGCTGGCGCAGGGCGTGCTGCTCGGCGAGCGCTCCGCCTTGCCGCCCGATCTGATCGAAGAACTGAACGTCACGAACACGTCGCACCTCGTCGTCGTGTCTGGCTCGAACGTTGTGCTGGTGGCGTCGTACGTCACGCTCGCGCTGGCGTGGATCGTCGGCCGCCGCCGTGCGATGTGGCTTTCGATCGCGGCGGTGCTGGCGTACGCGACGCTCGTCGGCCTGTCGCCGCCGGTCGCCCGCGCGACGATCATGGGGTTGCTGCTTGTCGTCGCGCAGCTCTCCGGTCGCCGCACCGACGGCTTTACGTCGATAGCGCTCGCCGCTGCGCTGATGACCGCGCACGACCCGACGGCAGTCCGCGACGTGTCGTTTCAACTCAGCTTCGCCGCCACGGCGGGCATCGCATCGCTCGCGTCGCCGTTGCGCCACCGGATCATCGCCGCGCTGGCGTGGCTTGCGCGCCGCGACGAACTGCCCCGGTGGACGGCGCCGCTGGTGGCCGAGCCGCTGGCCGTCACGATCGCGGCGATCGTCGCGACGACGCCGCTGCTGGCGCTGAACTTCGAACGCGTGTCGCTCGTCGCGGTGCCGGTGAACATGCTGATCGTGCCGGCGTTCCCGCTGATGCTCTGCTTCTCGGCGCTCGCGGCGGTCGGCGGCCTGATTCCGCACGCGCACCTCGCGCTCGCGACGCCGGCGTACCTGGCGTTGTCCTACTGGCTCGCCGTCGTCGGATGGTTCGCGGATCTGCCAGCCGCGGCCACGTCGATCCGCGGCTACTCAACGCCGATCGCCATAGGTACGTATGCGGCGCTGTTCGCCGCGATCGTCGCCGCCCGGCGCTGGCTGCGAATCACCGCCGTCGCGCGGCTCGAGGAGTCGCGGCCGTTCAGTCTGCGCGGCGTGCGTCCGCTTGCGGCCGTCGCCGTGCCCGCGTGCGTGCTCGTCGCGACGGTCGGCTTCATCGCGCGTCCCGGATCCCCGGACACGCTCTCGGTGACGGTGCTCGACGTCGGTCAGGGCGATGCGATCCTTATCGAGACGCCCGCAGGGCACGACATTCTCGTCGACGGCGGTCCGGGCGCCGCCGTCGTCCGCGCGCTGGGCGAAGAGTTGCCGTGGCATGACCGCTCGATCGACATCGTCGTCGTGACGCACGCGCAGGCGGACCACGCGACGGGGTTGCTCGACGTCTTCGACCGTTACGACGTCCGGCGCGTAATCACCGGCGCGGACGATCAAGACTCGCTCGTGGCGCGCGCGATCACCGACGCGATCCACGACGAACGCGCGATACACGACGTCGTGACGGGCGGCACGACGATCGATCTTGGCGACGGCGTGCTGCTCGAAGTGCTGTCACCTGCCGTTGATGGCGACACGAGCGGGAGCGCGAACGACAGGGCGCTGGTGCTACGCATCGCGTGGGGTGAGGTGAGCTTCCTGCTCGCGTCGGACATCGAGGCGGCGACGGAGCGCGGCCTCGTCGCGTCGGGCGCGCCGCTCGGCTCGACGGTGCTCAAAGTGGCGCATCACGGGAGCGCGACGTCGACCACACGCGAATTCCTCGACGCGGTGCGGCCGGCCGTCGCCGTGATCTCGGCGGGCGCGGACAATTCGTTCGGGCATCCGCACGCCGACGTCCTCGCGCGTCTCGACGATTACGCCGAGACGTACACGACCGCGACGGACGGCACCGTGCGGCTCCGCACGGATGGACGCCGGCTGTGGATCGAGACGGCACGATAG
- a CDS encoding GNAT family protein, whose product MAWIAGDRVVLRAWEREDVQARWEADQTADATEMRLRDWHEPPRSLAYREQEFETAIAEPDEHVVALIIEAEGRAVGDINLFEIDARNRRASVGLSIWRPDDRNKGHSTDAMRALLRWAFGEYNLHRVELSVDPANAAAIRVYEKLGFVREGCRREAHFGGGGFVDDLMMGLLRPDFRE is encoded by the coding sequence ATGGCATGGATCGCCGGCGACCGCGTCGTCCTGCGTGCCTGGGAGCGCGAGGATGTGCAGGCGCGCTGGGAAGCCGATCAGACCGCCGACGCGACGGAGATGCGTCTCCGCGACTGGCACGAACCGCCGCGCTCGCTCGCCTATCGCGAGCAGGAGTTCGAAACGGCGATCGCGGAGCCCGACGAGCACGTCGTAGCGCTGATCATCGAAGCTGAGGGCCGCGCGGTGGGCGACATCAACCTGTTCGAGATTGACGCACGCAACCGGCGCGCCTCCGTCGGACTCAGCATCTGGCGGCCGGACGACCGCAACAAGGGCCACAGCACCGACGCGATGCGGGCGCTTCTGCGATGGGCCTTCGGCGAATACAACCTTCATCGCGTCGAACTGTCGGTCGATCCGGCGAACGCCGCCGCCATCCGCGTGTACGAGAAGCTGGGCTTCGTGCGGGAAGGGTGCCGTCGCGAGGCGCACTTCGGCGGCGGCGGCTTCGTGGACGACCTGATGATGGGGCTGTTGCGGCCAGATTTCCGGGAGTAG
- the infB gene encoding translation initiation factor IF-2, with amino-acid sequence MTTNAAETKTIEVPRVLSVKELGDLMGVSPVEVIKELMKNGVMASINQVIDFETAAIVASDMGFDAVEVRAAEQAEVPVDTETGGFKVVEEDGATLTARPPVVTIMGHVDHGKTSLLDAIRETKVASGEAGGITQHIGAYQVRVNDQNITFLDTPGHEAFTAMRARGAQVTDVAVLVVAADDGVMPQTKEAIDHAKAAGVPIVVAMNKMDLESANPDRVKTELSENGVVIEEWGGDTPLVPVSARTRAGLDDLLSNILVVSEVLDLRANPDRAAIGIVVEAEMSKTRGPLATVLVKTGTLNVGDHVVVGETTGRIKAMLNDHGKRIKTAGPSEPAEILGLDAVPRAGEIVTVAPDEKTARATVLERVRSREAAAMHQQQHVSLDTLFGEISAGKLKELNLIVKTDVQGSIEPIRTSLERLSNEQVKVKIIHTGTGGVTESDVMLAVASKGVIIAFNTGEEGGAQRLAADEKVDIRHYSVIYNIVEDVDKALKGMLEPTFKEVVTAHAEVRQVFRVARRNSIAGCFVRDGSVNRNDTARLMRGSEMLHEGKLTSLKRFQEDVRDVGTNFECGVQIEGFDNFQEGDVIEFFRMERET; translated from the coding sequence ATGACGACGAACGCTGCTGAGACCAAGACCATCGAGGTGCCGCGAGTCCTCTCCGTGAAGGAGTTGGGCGACTTGATGGGCGTCTCGCCGGTCGAGGTCATCAAGGAGCTGATGAAAAACGGCGTCATGGCTTCGATCAACCAGGTGATCGACTTCGAGACGGCCGCGATCGTCGCGTCGGACATGGGGTTCGATGCCGTCGAGGTGCGGGCCGCGGAGCAGGCCGAAGTGCCGGTCGATACCGAAACCGGCGGATTCAAGGTCGTGGAGGAAGACGGCGCGACGCTCACGGCGCGTCCGCCCGTCGTGACGATCATGGGGCACGTCGACCATGGCAAGACGAGCCTGCTCGATGCGATCCGCGAGACGAAGGTAGCTTCGGGCGAGGCCGGCGGGATAACGCAGCACATCGGCGCCTACCAGGTGCGCGTGAACGACCAGAACATCACGTTCCTGGATACGCCGGGCCACGAGGCGTTCACCGCGATGCGCGCGCGAGGCGCCCAGGTCACCGACGTCGCCGTGCTCGTCGTGGCGGCCGATGACGGCGTGATGCCGCAGACGAAGGAAGCGATCGACCACGCGAAGGCGGCCGGCGTCCCGATCGTCGTGGCGATGAACAAGATGGACCTGGAGAGCGCGAACCCGGACCGCGTCAAGACGGAACTCTCCGAGAACGGCGTCGTGATCGAGGAGTGGGGCGGCGACACGCCGCTGGTGCCCGTATCGGCGCGCACGCGCGCCGGCCTCGACGACCTCCTGAGCAACATCCTGGTCGTGTCGGAAGTGCTTGATCTGCGCGCAAATCCGGACCGGGCGGCGATCGGCATCGTCGTCGAGGCCGAGATGAGCAAGACGCGGGGACCGCTGGCGACCGTGCTGGTGAAGACGGGCACGCTCAACGTGGGGGACCATGTCGTCGTCGGTGAGACGACGGGCCGTATCAAGGCGATGCTCAACGACCACGGCAAGCGCATCAAGACGGCGGGCCCATCGGAGCCTGCCGAGATCCTGGGCCTGGACGCCGTGCCGCGAGCGGGCGAGATCGTGACCGTCGCGCCCGACGAGAAGACCGCTCGCGCGACCGTGCTGGAGCGAGTGCGCAGCCGCGAAGCGGCAGCGATGCACCAGCAGCAACACGTTTCGCTCGACACGCTGTTCGGCGAGATCAGCGCCGGCAAGCTCAAAGAACTCAATCTCATCGTAAAGACCGACGTGCAGGGCTCGATCGAGCCGATTCGCACGTCGCTTGAGCGCCTCTCCAACGAGCAGGTGAAGGTGAAGATCATTCACACCGGCACCGGCGGCGTCACCGAATCCGACGTCATGCTCGCCGTCGCGTCGAAGGGTGTGATCATCGCCTTCAACACGGGCGAAGAGGGCGGCGCGCAAAGGCTGGCCGCCGATGAGAAGGTGGATATCCGGCACTACAGCGTGATCTACAACATCGTCGAGGACGTCGATAAGGCGCTGAAGGGCATGCTCGAGCCGACCTTCAAGGAGGTCGTTACCGCGCACGCGGAGGTGCGGCAGGTGTTCCGCGTCGCGCGCCGCAACTCGATCGCCGGGTGCTTCGTGCGGGACGGGTCCGTGAACCGCAACGACACGGCACGCCTCATGCGTGGCAGCGAGATGCTCCACGAAGGCAAGCTCACGAGCCTGAAGCGCTTCCAGGAGGACGTCCGCGACGTCGGGACGAACTTCGAATGTGGCGTGCAGATAGAAGGCTTCGACAACTTCCAGGAGGGCGACGTCATCGAGTTCTTCCGCATGGAACGCGAGACGTAG
- the lepA gene encoding translation elongation factor 4, whose translation MEASRIRNFCIIAHIDHGKSTLADRFLEQTGTISKREMSEQVLDAMDLEREKGVTIKAKAVRMAFSAKDGIEYELNLIDTPGHVDFGYEVSRALAACEGALLIVDAAQGIQAQTLANVYLALEADLTLIPVINKIDLPAAEPERVAQELVDSLGFSRDEIMFASAKEGQGTHEILEAVVERVPQPKADASKPLRALIFDSKYDAYKGVIAYVRIVDGIADTRRKLRLMVRDMSIEALEVGVFRPTLTPVQELTAGAVGYVATGLKNVKDCRVGDTITDDGKPASAPLPGYRPAKPMVFAGLYPQQGNEYPLLRDALDKLQLSDASLVYQPESSTALGFGFRCGFLGLLHMEIVQERLEREYDLALLATAPSVEYQVTKTSGDEIVIDNPAELPPPQEIEQIREPWMDISVVCPDRYIGVVMELVTGNRGEFKRMEYLQHGVLQDDGTTKGEGRVLLEYRIPLSEILVDFYDQLKSGTQGYASLDYSFSEYRAAALVKLDILVNGQPVDALSLITHRENAAVTGRVLVEKLRSLIPRQMFDVPLQAAIGGRIVARETIRAMRKNVLAKCYGGDVTRKRKLLEKQAEGKKRMKRVGNVEIPQEAFMAVLRLDK comes from the coding sequence ATGGAAGCATCGCGGATCCGCAACTTCTGCATCATCGCCCACATCGACCATGGCAAATCGACGCTCGCTGACCGGTTCCTCGAGCAGACCGGCACGATCTCGAAGCGCGAGATGTCCGAGCAGGTGCTCGACGCGATGGACCTCGAGCGTGAGAAGGGCGTCACGATCAAGGCAAAGGCCGTCCGCATGGCGTTCTCCGCGAAGGACGGCATCGAGTACGAATTGAACCTTATCGACACGCCCGGCCACGTCGACTTCGGCTACGAGGTGTCGCGGGCGCTGGCAGCGTGCGAGGGCGCGCTGCTCATCGTCGATGCGGCGCAGGGCATCCAGGCGCAGACGCTGGCGAACGTCTACCTGGCGCTCGAGGCCGACCTGACGCTGATCCCCGTCATCAACAAGATCGACCTCCCCGCCGCGGAGCCGGAACGCGTCGCGCAGGAGTTAGTCGACTCGCTCGGCTTCTCGCGCGACGAGATCATGTTCGCTTCCGCCAAGGAGGGGCAGGGCACACACGAGATCCTGGAGGCCGTCGTCGAGCGCGTGCCGCAACCGAAGGCCGACGCTTCGAAGCCGCTGCGGGCGCTGATCTTCGACAGCAAGTACGACGCCTACAAGGGCGTCATCGCCTACGTCCGCATCGTCGATGGCATCGCCGATACGCGCCGCAAGTTGCGGCTGATGGTGCGCGACATGAGCATCGAAGCGCTGGAGGTCGGCGTCTTCCGCCCGACGCTGACGCCGGTGCAGGAGTTGACGGCCGGCGCGGTCGGCTACGTCGCGACCGGGCTGAAGAACGTCAAGGACTGCCGCGTCGGCGACACGATCACCGACGACGGCAAGCCGGCATCGGCGCCGCTGCCGGGCTACCGCCCCGCAAAACCGATGGTCTTCGCCGGGCTGTATCCGCAGCAGGGCAACGAGTACCCGCTGCTCCGCGACGCGCTCGACAAGCTGCAACTCAGCGACGCGTCGCTCGTGTACCAGCCGGAGTCGAGTACGGCGCTGGGGTTCGGGTTCCGCTGCGGCTTTTTGGGCCTGCTGCACATGGAGATCGTGCAGGAACGGCTCGAGCGCGAATACGACCTCGCGCTGCTCGCGACGGCGCCGAGCGTCGAATACCAGGTAACCAAGACCAGCGGCGACGAGATCGTCATCGATAACCCGGCCGAGTTGCCGCCGCCGCAGGAGATCGAACAGATCCGCGAGCCGTGGATGGACATCTCGGTCGTCTGCCCGGACCGCTACATCGGCGTCGTGATGGAGCTTGTGACAGGCAACCGCGGCGAGTTCAAGCGCATGGAGTACCTGCAGCATGGCGTGTTGCAGGACGACGGCACGACGAAGGGCGAAGGGCGCGTGCTCCTGGAGTACCGCATCCCGTTGTCGGAGATCCTGGTCGATTTCTACGATCAGCTAAAGTCCGGCACCCAGGGCTACGCGAGCCTCGATTACAGCTTCTCCGAGTACCGGGCAGCGGCGCTCGTGAAGCTCGACATTCTCGTCAACGGGCAGCCGGTCGATGCGCTCTCGCTGATCACGCACCGCGAGAACGCAGCGGTGACCGGGCGCGTGCTCGTCGAGAAGCTGCGGTCGCTGATCCCGCGCCAAATGTTCGATGTGCCGCTGCAGGCGGCGATCGGCGGGCGCATCGTCGCGCGCGAGACGATCCGCGCGATGCGCAAGAACGTGCTAGCGAAGTGCTACGGCGGCGACGTGACCCGCAAGCGCAAGCTCTTGGAGAAGCAGGCCGAAGGCAAGAAGCGTATGAAACGCGTCGGCAACGTCGAGATCCCGCAGGAAGCGTTCATGGCGGTGCTGCGGCTCGACAAGTAG